From one Mycobacterium colombiense CECT 3035 genomic stretch:
- a CDS encoding DUF3054 domain-containing protein, whose protein sequence is MLRLQRPAWLAVDVIGVLVFCAVGRRSHDEGLNVTGIAVTAWPFLTGTVVGWLISRGWRRPTAVAPTGVIVWLSTVVVGMLLRKATSAGVAASFVVVATTVTALLLLGWRVAAGLALRRRSGV, encoded by the coding sequence ATGCTTAGGCTCCAGCGGCCGGCCTGGCTCGCGGTGGACGTGATCGGCGTGCTGGTGTTCTGCGCCGTGGGGCGCCGCAGCCACGACGAAGGCCTCAATGTCACCGGCATCGCCGTGACGGCGTGGCCGTTTCTCACCGGCACCGTGGTCGGCTGGCTGATTTCCCGCGGGTGGCGGCGGCCGACTGCGGTGGCACCGACCGGGGTCATCGTGTGGTTGTCCACCGTGGTCGTCGGCATGCTGTTGCGCAAGGCGACCTCCGCGGGGGTGGCGGCGAGCTTCGTGGTGGTGGCGACGACGGTCACCGCGCTGTTGTTGCTCGGCTGGCGCGTGGCCGCCGGGCTGGCCCTGCGGCGTCGCTCCGGCGTCTGA
- a CDS encoding SAM-dependent methyltransferase has protein sequence MAQTADVAVTATFGAAARAVATHKGLLSDPFAEPLLCAVGIDYLTRAIKDHVFAEDDGDDPAMTALMDALAAHTRFVDEFLADAGRAGIRQVVILASGLDTRPYRLWWPRGTTVYEIDQPQVLDFKSEVLHELDAELATHRCAIGVDLQQDWPAALRRVGFDAAQPTVWVAEQLLVGYLPPDEHNQLLNGVTASSAPGSRFTADHMPTWNPLQLGAERAFVDGWRQRGLDVDLASLTYPGEYHYVPEYLASNGWETAGRSINDLLGAIGLGRRRRTGAGDSEFIPEYVTATRV, from the coding sequence ATGGCGCAGACGGCCGACGTGGCGGTGACCGCAACCTTCGGAGCGGCCGCGCGGGCCGTGGCCACTCACAAAGGCCTGCTGAGCGACCCGTTCGCCGAGCCGCTGCTGTGCGCCGTCGGGATCGACTACCTCACCCGGGCGATCAAGGATCACGTGTTCGCCGAGGACGACGGGGACGACCCGGCGATGACGGCCTTGATGGACGCGCTGGCGGCGCACACCCGGTTCGTCGACGAATTCCTGGCCGACGCCGGCCGCGCGGGCATCCGGCAGGTGGTGATCCTGGCGTCGGGCCTGGACACCCGGCCGTATCGGCTGTGGTGGCCGCGGGGGACCACCGTCTATGAGATCGATCAACCTCAGGTGCTCGACTTCAAATCCGAAGTGCTGCACGAGCTGGACGCCGAATTGGCGACCCACCGATGCGCGATCGGCGTTGACCTGCAACAGGATTGGCCGGCGGCGCTGCGTCGGGTCGGGTTCGACGCCGCCCAGCCCACGGTCTGGGTCGCCGAGCAGCTGCTCGTCGGGTATCTACCGCCCGACGAGCACAATCAGTTGCTGAACGGCGTCACCGCCTCGAGCGCGCCGGGCAGCCGGTTCACCGCCGATCACATGCCCACCTGGAATCCGTTGCAGCTCGGGGCCGAGCGCGCCTTCGTCGACGGCTGGCGGCAGCGCGGCCTGGACGTCGACCTGGCCAGCCTGACCTATCCCGGCGAATACCACTACGTGCCAGAGTATTTGGCGTCGAATGGCTGGGAGACAGCCGGTCGGAGCATCAACGATCTGCTGGGCGCGATAGGGCTGGGCAGGCGGCGGCGCACCGGGGCCGGCGATTCGGAGTTCATCCCGGAATACGTCACCGCGACACGCGTTTGA
- a CDS encoding GNAT family N-acetyltransferase, producing the protein MMPEPCPPHGQLRFVSATHDDPLAQPLLAELAVEYAQRYGGTPSTHLTWLPVPRAELAPPDGGLLIGVVDGVPVTGGAFRRYDADTAELKRIWTDGAHRRRGYARALLAELEAETRARGYRRLYLITGNRQPEAEALYDATGYTRIEPDPLPSWGPFLPIAFEKWLI; encoded by the coding sequence GTGATGCCGGAACCTTGCCCGCCGCACGGCCAACTGCGGTTCGTGTCGGCAACTCACGACGACCCGCTGGCGCAACCGCTGCTGGCCGAGCTGGCCGTCGAGTATGCGCAGCGGTACGGCGGCACGCCGAGCACCCACCTGACCTGGCTGCCCGTGCCGCGGGCCGAGTTGGCGCCGCCCGACGGTGGCCTGCTGATCGGCGTGGTGGACGGCGTGCCGGTGACCGGCGGGGCGTTTCGCCGCTACGACGCCGACACCGCGGAGCTCAAGCGGATCTGGACCGACGGCGCCCACCGCCGCCGTGGCTACGCGAGGGCGCTGCTGGCGGAGCTGGAGGCCGAGACGCGGGCGCGCGGGTATCGGCGGCTCTACCTGATCACCGGCAACCGGCAGCCCGAGGCCGAGGCGCTGTACGACGCGACGGGGTATACCCGGATCGAGCCGGACCCGCTGCCGTCGTGGGGTCCGTTCCTGCCGATCGCCTTCGAGAAGTGGCTGATCTGA
- a CDS encoding MBL fold metallo-hydrolase, translating to MGSAPTLVQVTDTVYLAQGEAVNWTLVVDGTGVLLIDAGYPGDREDVLSSLRELSYGPGDVRAVLLTHAHIDHLGSAIWLANEYGTDVYCHAEEVGHAKREYLEQASVFDVALRIWRPRWAAWGLHVLRSGGLIRDGIPSTRPLTAEVAAGLPGHPSAVFTPGHTSGHCSYVVDGVLVSGDALITGHPLLRRSGPQLLPAVFSHSQQNSLRSLDALALLDTEVLLPGHGDVWRGPIREATARAIVLAQ from the coding sequence ATGGGATCGGCGCCGACTCTCGTGCAAGTGACCGACACGGTGTACCTCGCCCAGGGCGAGGCCGTTAACTGGACGCTGGTGGTCGACGGCACCGGCGTGCTGCTGATCGACGCGGGATATCCCGGCGACCGCGAGGACGTGCTGTCGTCGCTGCGGGAACTGAGCTACGGCCCCGGCGACGTGCGCGCCGTCCTGCTCACCCACGCCCACATCGACCACCTGGGCTCGGCGATCTGGCTGGCCAACGAGTACGGCACCGACGTGTACTGCCACGCCGAGGAGGTGGGGCACGCCAAGCGGGAGTACCTGGAACAGGCGTCGGTTTTCGATGTCGCCCTGCGTATTTGGCGGCCGCGCTGGGCGGCCTGGGGGTTGCACGTGCTGCGCAGCGGCGGCCTGATCCGCGACGGCATCCCGTCCACCCGGCCGCTGACCGCCGAGGTCGCCGCCGGCCTGCCGGGCCACCCCAGCGCGGTGTTCACCCCGGGGCACACCAGCGGGCACTGCTCGTACGTGGTCGACGGCGTGCTGGTCAGTGGCGACGCGCTGATCACCGGGCACCCGCTGCTGCGCCGCAGCGGGCCGCAGCTGCTGCCGGCGGTGTTCAGCCACAGCCAGCAGAATTCGCTGCGCAGCCTGGACGCGCTGGCCCTGCTGGACACCGAGGTCTTGCTGCCCGGGCACGGCGACGTGTGGCGCGGCCCCATCCGGGAGGCGACCGCACGGGCCATCGTGCTGGCCCAGTGA
- the fgd gene encoding glucose-6-phosphate dehydrogenase (coenzyme-F420) codes for MAELKLGYKASAEQFAPRELVELAVAAEGHGMDSATVSDHFQPWRHEGGHAPFSLAWMTAVGERTKRLVLGTSVLTPTFRYNPAVIAQAFATMGCLYPDRIFLGVGTGESLNEIATGYEGEWPEFKERYARLRESVRLMRELWLGDRVDFEGEYYHTKGASIYDVPEGGIPIYIAAGGPQVAKYAGRAGDGFICTSGKGEELYKDKLMPAMKEGAEAAGKNPDDIDRMIEIKISYDTDPDKALENTRFWAPLSLTAEQKTSIHDPLEMEKAADELPIEQVAKRWIVASDPDEAVEKVGQYVKWGLNHLVFHAPGHDQRRFLELFEKDLAPRLRRLA; via the coding sequence GTGGCTGAACTGAAACTCGGATACAAAGCGTCCGCTGAACAATTTGCACCGCGCGAGCTCGTCGAACTCGCTGTCGCCGCCGAAGGGCACGGCATGGACAGCGCAACCGTCAGCGACCACTTCCAGCCGTGGCGGCACGAGGGCGGACACGCCCCGTTCTCGCTCGCCTGGATGACCGCCGTCGGCGAGCGCACCAAGAGGCTGGTGCTGGGCACCTCGGTGCTCACCCCGACCTTCCGCTACAACCCCGCGGTCATCGCGCAGGCGTTCGCCACGATGGGCTGCCTCTACCCCGATCGCATCTTCCTCGGCGTCGGCACCGGCGAGTCGCTCAACGAGATAGCCACCGGCTACGAGGGCGAGTGGCCGGAGTTCAAGGAACGCTACGCCCGGCTGCGCGAATCGGTGCGGCTGATGCGTGAGCTGTGGCTCGGCGACCGCGTCGACTTCGAGGGCGAGTACTACCACACCAAGGGCGCCTCCATCTACGACGTTCCGGAGGGCGGCATCCCGATCTACATCGCCGCGGGCGGCCCGCAGGTGGCCAAGTACGCGGGGCGGGCCGGCGACGGCTTCATCTGTACCTCGGGCAAGGGCGAGGAGCTGTACAAGGACAAGCTGATGCCCGCCATGAAGGAGGGCGCCGAGGCGGCCGGAAAGAACCCCGACGACATCGACCGGATGATCGAAATCAAGATCTCCTATGACACCGACCCGGACAAGGCGCTGGAGAACACCCGGTTCTGGGCGCCGCTGTCGCTGACGGCCGAGCAGAAGACCAGCATCCACGACCCGCTGGAGATGGAGAAGGCCGCCGATGAGCTGCCCATCGAGCAGGTCGCCAAGCGCTGGATCGTGGCATCCGACCCCGACGAGGCGGTCGAAAAGGTCGGCCAGTACGTCAAGTGGGGCCTCAACCACCTGGTGTTCCACGCGCCCGGCCACGACCAACGCCGGTTCCTGGAGCTGTTCGAGAAGGACCTGGCGCCGCGGCTGCGGCGGCTGGCCTGA
- the pta gene encoding phosphate acetyltransferase: MTAIYIAAPEPETGKSTIALGLLHRLTATVAKVGVFRPITRSDGDERDYILELLLTRTTAGLSYEQCVGVTYQQLHADGDAALAAVVDAYHAVAEACDVVVIVGSDYTDVARPAELSTNARIAVNLGAPLLLTVSGKGRTAAEIAGVIDVCLAELDAQHAHTAAVVANRCDPDRLTDIAAALRNFAQRSYVLPEEPLLSAPTVAELEKAVGGTPVSGEESLREREVTGVLVAGMTADHVLERLRDGIAVITPGDRSDVVLAVASAHAAEGFPSLSCIVLNGGFTLHPSIAALVAGLRLRLPIVATALGTYDTASAAASARGRVTATSQRKIDTALELMDRRVDITDLLAQLALPIPTVVTPQMFIHQLTLQARSDRKHIVLPEGDDDRILRSAGRVLQRRIADLTILGDEARIRQRAGELGVDLGDATVIDPRESRLRDEFADQYAELRKAKGVTVEQAREVMRDSTYFGTMLVHNCYVDGMVSGAAHTTAHTVRPAFEIIKTVPDVSTVSSIFLMCLPDRVLAYGDCAIIPNPTPEQLADIAISSARTAARFGIEPRVAMLSYSTGDSGTGADVDKVRAATGLVRTRDPDLPVEGPIQYDAAIEPSVAATKLRDSPVAGRATVLIFPDLNTGNNTYKAVQRSAGALAIGPVLQGLRKPVNDLSRGALVEDIVNTVAITAIQAQGQP; the protein is encoded by the coding sequence GTGACAGCGATCTACATCGCCGCCCCCGAGCCGGAGACCGGCAAGTCGACCATTGCGCTCGGGCTGCTGCACCGGTTGACCGCGACGGTCGCGAAAGTCGGTGTGTTCCGGCCCATTACGCGCTCAGACGGCGACGAGCGCGACTACATCCTGGAACTGCTGCTGACGCGGACCACCGCGGGCCTGTCCTACGAGCAGTGCGTCGGCGTCACCTACCAGCAGCTGCACGCCGACGGTGACGCCGCCCTGGCCGCCGTCGTGGACGCCTATCACGCGGTGGCCGAGGCATGCGACGTCGTGGTGATCGTGGGCAGCGACTACACCGACGTGGCACGGCCGGCGGAACTTTCCACCAACGCGCGCATCGCGGTCAACCTCGGTGCGCCCCTGCTGCTGACGGTCAGCGGCAAGGGGCGCACGGCCGCCGAGATCGCCGGCGTCATCGACGTCTGCCTGGCCGAGCTGGACGCCCAGCACGCCCACACCGCGGCGGTGGTGGCCAACCGCTGTGATCCGGACAGGCTGACCGACATCGCCGCGGCCCTGCGCAATTTCGCGCAGCGCAGCTACGTGCTGCCCGAGGAACCGCTGCTGTCGGCTCCGACGGTGGCCGAACTGGAAAAGGCGGTCGGTGGAACGCCGGTCAGCGGCGAGGAGTCGCTGCGCGAACGCGAGGTCACCGGCGTGCTGGTCGCCGGGATGACCGCCGACCACGTCCTGGAGCGGCTGCGTGACGGCATCGCGGTCATCACCCCCGGGGACCGCTCGGACGTGGTGCTCGCCGTCGCCAGTGCCCATGCCGCGGAAGGTTTTCCGTCGCTGTCGTGCATCGTGCTCAACGGCGGTTTCACGCTGCACCCGTCCATCGCCGCCCTGGTCGCGGGGCTTCGGTTGCGGCTACCGATCGTCGCCACCGCACTGGGCACCTACGACACCGCCAGCGCGGCGGCGTCGGCGCGGGGCAGGGTCACCGCGACGTCGCAGCGCAAGATCGACACCGCGCTGGAGCTGATGGACCGCCGCGTCGACATCACCGATCTGCTTGCGCAGCTCGCCCTTCCGATCCCGACCGTCGTCACGCCGCAGATGTTCATTCACCAGCTGACGCTGCAGGCCCGTTCGGATCGTAAGCACATCGTGCTTCCCGAAGGCGACGACGACCGGATCCTGCGGTCCGCCGGTCGGGTGCTGCAGCGCCGCATCGCCGACCTGACCATCCTGGGTGACGAGGCCCGAATCCGCCAGCGCGCGGGCGAACTCGGCGTGGACCTCGGTGATGCCACGGTGATCGACCCACGTGAAAGCAGGCTGCGCGACGAGTTCGCCGACCAGTACGCCGAGTTGCGCAAGGCCAAGGGCGTCACCGTCGAGCAGGCCCGCGAGGTCATGCGCGACAGCACCTATTTCGGCACCATGCTGGTGCACAACTGCTACGTCGACGGCATGGTGTCCGGCGCCGCGCACACCACCGCCCACACCGTCCGTCCCGCGTTCGAGATCATCAAGACGGTCCCCGACGTCTCGACGGTGTCCAGCATCTTCCTGATGTGCCTGCCGGATCGTGTGCTCGCGTACGGCGATTGCGCGATCATCCCGAACCCGACACCCGAGCAGCTGGCGGACATCGCGATCTCGTCGGCGCGCACCGCGGCGCGGTTCGGCATCGAACCGCGGGTGGCGATGCTGTCCTACTCGACCGGCGACTCGGGCACCGGCGCCGACGTCGACAAGGTAAGGGCGGCAACCGGATTGGTGCGCACGCGCGACCCCGACCTGCCGGTCGAGGGCCCCATCCAGTACGACGCGGCGATTGAACCGTCGGTAGCGGCCACCAAACTGCGCGACTCGCCGGTGGCCGGCCGCGCCACCGTGCTGATCTTCCCCGACCTCAACACCGGCAACAACACCTACAAGGCGGTGCAGCGCAGCGCCGGCGCACTCGCCATCGGGCCCGTGCTGCAGGGCCTGCGCAAGCCGGTGAACGACCTGTCCAGGGGCGCGCTGGTCGAGGACATCGTCAACACCGTGGCCATCACGGCGATCCAGGCGCAGGGGCAGCCATGA
- a CDS encoding acetate kinase: protein MTGGGDARLVLVINSGSSSLKYQVVEPDSGEARATGLVERIGEEASSVPDHDAALRRAFDTLAGDGIDLKASGIVAVGHRVVHGGNTFHRPTLLDDAVIGKLDELSELAPLHNPPALKGIEVARKLLPDIAHIAVFDTGFFHDLPPAAATYAIDRDLAQRYQIRRYGFHGTSHRYVSEQAAAFLDRSVGDLKQIVLHLGNGCSASAIAGTRPLDTSMGLTPLEGLVMGTRSGDIDPSVVAYLAHTAGLGVDDVESMLNQRSGVLGLSGERDFRRLRTMIESGDEAAQLAYSVFTHRLRKYIGAYLAVLGHTDVISFTAGIGENDPAVRRDAVSGMEELGIVLDQRRNLGGGKGARQISADDSPVAVLVVPTNEELAIARDCVNVLAG from the coding sequence ATGACCGGCGGTGGCGACGCGCGCCTGGTGTTGGTGATCAACTCCGGCTCGTCATCCCTGAAATATCAAGTGGTCGAACCGGATTCGGGTGAAGCACGGGCGACGGGCCTCGTCGAGCGGATCGGGGAGGAGGCCTCGTCGGTGCCCGACCACGACGCCGCGCTGCGCCGCGCGTTCGACACGCTGGCCGGCGACGGCATCGACCTGAAGGCCAGCGGCATCGTTGCCGTGGGCCATCGGGTGGTGCACGGCGGCAACACCTTCCACCGGCCCACGCTGCTGGACGACGCGGTGATCGGCAAGCTCGACGAGCTGTCGGAGCTGGCCCCGCTGCACAATCCGCCGGCCCTCAAGGGCATCGAGGTCGCGCGCAAACTGCTGCCCGACATCGCCCACATCGCGGTGTTCGACACCGGCTTCTTTCACGACCTGCCTCCCGCGGCGGCCACCTACGCCATCGATCGCGACCTGGCGCAGCGGTATCAGATCCGCCGGTACGGGTTTCACGGGACGTCACACCGGTACGTCAGCGAGCAGGCCGCAGCGTTTCTGGACCGATCGGTCGGCGACCTGAAACAAATTGTGCTGCATCTGGGTAACGGTTGCTCCGCTTCGGCCATCGCCGGAACCCGGCCGCTGGACACCTCCATGGGCCTGACGCCCCTGGAGGGTCTGGTGATGGGCACGCGCAGCGGCGACATCGACCCCAGCGTCGTCGCCTACCTCGCGCACACGGCCGGGCTGGGGGTCGACGACGTCGAGTCGATGCTCAACCAGCGCTCGGGCGTGTTGGGCCTGTCCGGTGAGCGTGACTTCCGCCGGCTGCGGACGATGATCGAATCCGGTGACGAAGCGGCGCAATTGGCGTACAGCGTGTTCACCCATCGGCTGCGCAAGTACATCGGGGCCTACCTGGCGGTGCTGGGCCACACCGATGTCATCAGCTTCACCGCGGGGATCGGCGAGAACGACCCGGCGGTGCGCCGCGACGCGGTGTCCGGCATGGAGGAGCTGGGCATCGTGCTCGATCAGCGCCGCAACCTGGGCGGCGGCAAGGGCGCACGCCAGATCTCCGCCGACGATTCACCGGTCGCCGTGCTGGTGGTCCCGACGAACGAAGAACTGGCCATCGCCCGCGACTGCGTGAACGTGCTAGCCGGATAG